The following are encoded together in the Populus trichocarpa isolate Nisqually-1 chromosome 5, P.trichocarpa_v4.1, whole genome shotgun sequence genome:
- the LOC7455202 gene encoding transcription factor MYB93 translates to MGRSPCCDESGLKKGPWTPEEDQKLVKYIQKHGHGSWRALPKLAGLNRCGKSCRLRWTNYLRPDIKRGKFSQEEEQTILNLHSILGNKWSAIAGHLPGRTDNEIKNFWNTHLKKKLIQMGFDPMTHRPRTDIFSSLPHLIALANLKELIDHHSLEEHALRLQTEAAQMAKLQYLQYLLQPQPPAASNNATSSNNLNNISAIGEMEAFNLLNSLASFKDSPVSSLSQFDLSASSLQGINDLMPFSHLPDLQIPCNYQTPPNKDVFDQAPELTVFSQGENSPNSPWQLPSSSTPSPPSVFPLVPQNSGMVNNLGDASSTSSYVGEAPSVWHDILENPLFHDIA, encoded by the exons ATGGGAAGATCTCCTTGTTGTGACGAGAGTGGCCTCAAGAAAGGTCCCTGGACCCCTGAGGAAGATCAAAAACTCGTCAAATATATCCAAAAGCATGGCCATGGAAGCTGGAGAGCCCTCCCTAAACTTGCTG GTCTTAACAGATGTGGAAAAAGTTGCAGGTTAAGGTGGACAAACTATTTAAGGCCAGATATCAAGCGAGGAAAATTTTcccaagaagaagaacaaacaaTTCTAAATCTCCATTCCATCCTTGGCAACAA ATGGTCAGCAATTGCTGGCCACCTACCGGGGCGGACCGATAATGAAATCAAGAATTTCTGGAACACCCACCTGAAGAAAAAACTCATTCAAATGGGTTTTGATCCTATGACTCACCGGCCTCGAACTGATATATTCTCAAGCTTACCTCATCTTATAGCCCTAGCTAACCTGAAGGAACTCATAGATCATCATTCATTGGAAGAACATGCTCTCAGACTGCAAACAGAAGCTGCACAAATGGCAAAACTTCAATATTTGCAGTATCTCCTTCAACCTCAGCCTCCTGCAGCTTCTAATAATGCAACAAGCTCAAACAACCTAAACAATATCAGTGCTATTGGTGAAATGGAAGCTTTTAATCTCTTGAATTCACTTGCTTCATTCAAGGATAGCCCAGTGTCAAGTTTATCCCAGTTTGATTTATCAGCTTCCTCTCTTCAAGGGATCAATGATTTAATGCCCTTCTCTCATTTGCCTGACTTACAAATCCCTTGCAACTATCAAACACCACCAAACAAGGACGTGTTTGATCAAGCTCCTGAATTGACAGTGTTTAGTCAAGGAGAGAACTCACCCAATTCTCCATGGCAGCTTCCTTCATCTTCAACTCCATCTCCTCCTTCAGTATTTCCACTTGTACCACAGAATAGTGGCATGGTCAACAACTTGGGAGATGCCTCTAGCACTTCAAGCTACGTAGGAGAAGCTCCTTCAGTTTGGCATGACATCCTTGAAAATCCTTTGTTTCATGATATTGCTTAG
- the LOC7479191 gene encoding protein HEAT STRESS TOLERANT DWD 1 isoform X1: MVRSIKNPKKAKRKNKKGDESSSSSSIPSMPTKVWQPGVDKLGEEEELDCDPTAYNSLHAFHIGWPCLSFDVVRDSLGLLRTDFPHTVYFVAGTQAEKPDWNSIGIFKVSNVSGKQRELVPSKTTAGDSDMDTDNSDSDEDSEDEEEGGSATPVLQLRKVAHRGCINRIRAMTQNPHICASWSDAGYVQIWDFSTHLNALAESETEVPRGASSVFNQAPLFNFKGHKDEGYAIDWSPRVAGRLVTGDCKNCIHLWEPTSGATWNVDATPFTGHTASVEDLQWSSTEDHVFASCSVDGHIAIWDARLGKSPAIYFKAHNADVNVISWNRLASVMLASGSDDGTFSIRDLRLLSPKSQEEDKSLVAHFQYHKHPITSIEWSPHEASTLSVSSSDNQLTIWDLSLEKDEEEEAEFKAKTKEQVNAPADLPPQLLFVHQGQKDLKELHWHAQIPGMIVSTASDGFNILMPSNIQSTLPSEGV; encoded by the exons ATGGTCCGCAGCATAAAAAATCCGAAGAAGGCAAAGAGAAAGAACAAG AAAGGAGATgagtcatcttcttcttcatcaatacCATCCATGCCTACGAAGGTCTGGCAACCAGGTGTCGACAAGcttggagaagaagaagaacttgATTGTGACCCTACCGCTTACAATTCCCTTCACGCCTTTCACATTGGCTGGCCCTGCTTAAG TTTTGATGTAGTGCGCGATTCACTTGGTTTGCTTCGGACTGATTTTCCACACACAGTGTATTTTGTTGCTGGAACTCAG GCAGAAAAACCTGATTGGAACTCAATTGGAATATTTAAAGTGTCTAATGTTTCTGGAAAACAACGTGAATTGGTGCCCTCCAAAACTACAGCTGGTGACTCTGACATGGATACTGATAATAGTGATAGTGATGAAGACAGCGAAGATGAAGAAGAGGGAGGATCTGCAACACCAGTTTTGCAG TTGCGCAAGGTTGCTCATAGAGGATGTATTAATCGTATACGTGCTATGACACAAAATCCCCATATATGTGCTTCTTGGTCCGATGCTGGTTATGTTCAG ATATGGGATTTCAGCACTCATCTGAATGCTTTGGCAGAGTCAGAAACAGAAGTTCCCCGGGGAGCTTCTTCAGTTTTTAACCAGGCTCCATTATTTAACTTCAAAGGGCATAAAGATGAAGGCTATGCTATAGATTGGAGTCCTCGTGTTGCTGGAAGGCTGGTAACTG GTGACTGCAAGAACTGTATTCACTTATGGGAGCCCACATCTGGTGCAACATGGAATGTTGATGCTACTCCATTTACTGGTCACACTGCGAGCGTAGAAGATCTACAA TGGAGTTCCACAGAAGATCATGTGTTTGCCTCTTGTTCTGTGGATGGGCATATTGCAATATGGGATGCACGTCTGGGGAAGTCACCAGCTATTTATTTCAAGGCACATAATGCAGATGTAAACGTGATTTCCTGGAACAG GCTGGCTAGTGTCATGTTGGCATCTGGAAGTGATGATGGAACATTTTCTATTCGTGATCTTAGATTGTTATCACCAAAATCG CAGGAAGAAGATAAATCTTTAGTGGCACATTTTCAATACCATAAGCACCCTATCACATCCATCGAGTGGAGTCCACATGAAGCCTCCACATTGTCAGTTTCATCATCTGACAATCAACTGAC AATATGGGACCTTTCCCTGGAAAAGGATGAGGAAGAGGAAGCAGAGTTCAAAGCTAAAACAAAAGAGCAAGTAAATGCCCCAGCAGATTTGCCGCCTCAACTTTTGTTTGTTCATCAG GGACAAAAAGACTTGAAAGAACTTCACTGGCATGCTCAGATTCCAGGAATGATTGTGTCTACTGCCTCAGATGGTTTTAACATCTTGATGCCTTCAAACATACAGAGTACTCTTCCCTCTGAAGgtgtttga
- the LOC7479191 gene encoding protein HEAT STRESS TOLERANT DWD 1 isoform X2, translated as MVRSIKNPKKAKRKNKKGDESSSSSSIPSMPTKVWQPGVDKLGEEEELDCDPTAYNSLHAFHIGWPCLSFDVVRDSLGLLRTDFPHTVYFVAGTQAEKPDWNSIGIFKVSNVSGKQRELVPSKTTAGDSDMDTDNSDSDEDSEDEEEGGSATPVLQLRKVAHRGCINRIRAMTQNPHICASWSDAGYVQIWDFSTHLNALAESETEVPRGASSVFNQAPLFNFKGHKDEGYAIDWSPRVAGRLVTGDCKNCIHLWEPTSGATWNVDATPFTGHTASVEDLQWSSTEDHVFASCSVDGHIAIWDARLGKSPAIYFKAHNADVNVISWNRLASVMLASGSDDGTFSIRDLRLLSPKSEEDKSLVAHFQYHKHPITSIEWSPHEASTLSVSSSDNQLTIWDLSLEKDEEEEAEFKAKTKEQVNAPADLPPQLLFVHQGQKDLKELHWHAQIPGMIVSTASDGFNILMPSNIQSTLPSEGV; from the exons ATGGTCCGCAGCATAAAAAATCCGAAGAAGGCAAAGAGAAAGAACAAG AAAGGAGATgagtcatcttcttcttcatcaatacCATCCATGCCTACGAAGGTCTGGCAACCAGGTGTCGACAAGcttggagaagaagaagaacttgATTGTGACCCTACCGCTTACAATTCCCTTCACGCCTTTCACATTGGCTGGCCCTGCTTAAG TTTTGATGTAGTGCGCGATTCACTTGGTTTGCTTCGGACTGATTTTCCACACACAGTGTATTTTGTTGCTGGAACTCAG GCAGAAAAACCTGATTGGAACTCAATTGGAATATTTAAAGTGTCTAATGTTTCTGGAAAACAACGTGAATTGGTGCCCTCCAAAACTACAGCTGGTGACTCTGACATGGATACTGATAATAGTGATAGTGATGAAGACAGCGAAGATGAAGAAGAGGGAGGATCTGCAACACCAGTTTTGCAG TTGCGCAAGGTTGCTCATAGAGGATGTATTAATCGTATACGTGCTATGACACAAAATCCCCATATATGTGCTTCTTGGTCCGATGCTGGTTATGTTCAG ATATGGGATTTCAGCACTCATCTGAATGCTTTGGCAGAGTCAGAAACAGAAGTTCCCCGGGGAGCTTCTTCAGTTTTTAACCAGGCTCCATTATTTAACTTCAAAGGGCATAAAGATGAAGGCTATGCTATAGATTGGAGTCCTCGTGTTGCTGGAAGGCTGGTAACTG GTGACTGCAAGAACTGTATTCACTTATGGGAGCCCACATCTGGTGCAACATGGAATGTTGATGCTACTCCATTTACTGGTCACACTGCGAGCGTAGAAGATCTACAA TGGAGTTCCACAGAAGATCATGTGTTTGCCTCTTGTTCTGTGGATGGGCATATTGCAATATGGGATGCACGTCTGGGGAAGTCACCAGCTATTTATTTCAAGGCACATAATGCAGATGTAAACGTGATTTCCTGGAACAG GCTGGCTAGTGTCATGTTGGCATCTGGAAGTGATGATGGAACATTTTCTATTCGTGATCTTAGATTGTTATCACCAAAATCG GAAGAAGATAAATCTTTAGTGGCACATTTTCAATACCATAAGCACCCTATCACATCCATCGAGTGGAGTCCACATGAAGCCTCCACATTGTCAGTTTCATCATCTGACAATCAACTGAC AATATGGGACCTTTCCCTGGAAAAGGATGAGGAAGAGGAAGCAGAGTTCAAAGCTAAAACAAAAGAGCAAGTAAATGCCCCAGCAGATTTGCCGCCTCAACTTTTGTTTGTTCATCAG GGACAAAAAGACTTGAAAGAACTTCACTGGCATGCTCAGATTCCAGGAATGATTGTGTCTACTGCCTCAGATGGTTTTAACATCTTGATGCCTTCAAACATACAGAGTACTCTTCCCTCTGAAGgtgtttga
- the LOC7479191 gene encoding protein HEAT STRESS TOLERANT DWD 1 isoform X3, with amino-acid sequence MVRSIKNPKKAKRKNKKGDESSSSSSIPSMPTKVWQPGVDKLGEEEELDCDPTAYNSLHAFHIGWPCLSFDVVRDSLGLLRTDFPHTVYFVAGTQAEKPDWNSIGIFKVSNVSGKQRELVPSKTTAGDSDMDTDNSDSDEDSEDEEEGGSATPVLQLRKVAHRGCINRIRAMTQNPHICASWSDAGYVQIWDFSTHLNALAESETEVPRGASSVFNQAPLFNFKGHKDEGYAIDWSPRVAGRLVTGDCKNCIHLWEPTSGATWNVDATPFTGHTASVEDLQDARLGKSPAIYFKAHNADVNVISWNRLASVMLASGSDDGTFSIRDLRLLSPKSQEEDKSLVAHFQYHKHPITSIEWSPHEASTLSVSSSDNQLTIWDLSLEKDEEEEAEFKAKTKEQVNAPADLPPQLLFVHQGQKDLKELHWHAQIPGMIVSTASDGFNILMPSNIQSTLPSEGV; translated from the exons ATGGTCCGCAGCATAAAAAATCCGAAGAAGGCAAAGAGAAAGAACAAG AAAGGAGATgagtcatcttcttcttcatcaatacCATCCATGCCTACGAAGGTCTGGCAACCAGGTGTCGACAAGcttggagaagaagaagaacttgATTGTGACCCTACCGCTTACAATTCCCTTCACGCCTTTCACATTGGCTGGCCCTGCTTAAG TTTTGATGTAGTGCGCGATTCACTTGGTTTGCTTCGGACTGATTTTCCACACACAGTGTATTTTGTTGCTGGAACTCAG GCAGAAAAACCTGATTGGAACTCAATTGGAATATTTAAAGTGTCTAATGTTTCTGGAAAACAACGTGAATTGGTGCCCTCCAAAACTACAGCTGGTGACTCTGACATGGATACTGATAATAGTGATAGTGATGAAGACAGCGAAGATGAAGAAGAGGGAGGATCTGCAACACCAGTTTTGCAG TTGCGCAAGGTTGCTCATAGAGGATGTATTAATCGTATACGTGCTATGACACAAAATCCCCATATATGTGCTTCTTGGTCCGATGCTGGTTATGTTCAG ATATGGGATTTCAGCACTCATCTGAATGCTTTGGCAGAGTCAGAAACAGAAGTTCCCCGGGGAGCTTCTTCAGTTTTTAACCAGGCTCCATTATTTAACTTCAAAGGGCATAAAGATGAAGGCTATGCTATAGATTGGAGTCCTCGTGTTGCTGGAAGGCTGGTAACTG GTGACTGCAAGAACTGTATTCACTTATGGGAGCCCACATCTGGTGCAACATGGAATGTTGATGCTACTCCATTTACTGGTCACACTGCGAGCGTAGAAGATCTACAA GATGCACGTCTGGGGAAGTCACCAGCTATTTATTTCAAGGCACATAATGCAGATGTAAACGTGATTTCCTGGAACAG GCTGGCTAGTGTCATGTTGGCATCTGGAAGTGATGATGGAACATTTTCTATTCGTGATCTTAGATTGTTATCACCAAAATCG CAGGAAGAAGATAAATCTTTAGTGGCACATTTTCAATACCATAAGCACCCTATCACATCCATCGAGTGGAGTCCACATGAAGCCTCCACATTGTCAGTTTCATCATCTGACAATCAACTGAC AATATGGGACCTTTCCCTGGAAAAGGATGAGGAAGAGGAAGCAGAGTTCAAAGCTAAAACAAAAGAGCAAGTAAATGCCCCAGCAGATTTGCCGCCTCAACTTTTGTTTGTTCATCAG GGACAAAAAGACTTGAAAGAACTTCACTGGCATGCTCAGATTCCAGGAATGATTGTGTCTACTGCCTCAGATGGTTTTAACATCTTGATGCCTTCAAACATACAGAGTACTCTTCCCTCTGAAGgtgtttga